In one window of Methanosarcina vacuolata Z-761 DNA:
- a CDS encoding RPA family protein, whose translation MPGFFREAARRVFAQELKDSNLTSRDETDQYAPQYVLTPTGAKVNRIFLVGTLIEKEDIGTDSEYWRGRVSDPTGSFLVYAGQYQPEAAQFLAECELPAFVAVVGKTSTYTTDDGNVLTSIRPESIQQVDELTRDLWVLDTAKQTLERIRAIEVEEDQNSKLAKEHYSTDTGYYRTIVKKALESLKERK comes from the coding sequence ATGCCAGGTTTTTTCAGAGAAGCTGCCCGCAGGGTTTTTGCCCAGGAACTGAAGGATTCGAATCTGACTTCAAGGGATGAAACTGATCAGTATGCTCCACAGTATGTCCTGACGCCCACGGGAGCTAAAGTAAACCGTATCTTCCTTGTTGGCACACTTATCGAAAAAGAAGATATCGGCACTGATTCTGAGTACTGGAGGGGAAGAGTTTCGGACCCGACAGGTTCTTTCCTGGTCTATGCCGGACAGTATCAGCCCGAAGCAGCTCAATTTCTTGCCGAGTGTGAACTGCCAGCTTTTGTAGCAGTTGTGGGCAAAACCAGTACCTATACTACAGATGATGGGAATGTCCTTACTTCTATCCGTCCAGAATCTATCCAGCAGGTAGATGAACTTACCCGGGATCTCTGGGTGCTTGATACTGCAAAACAGACTCTTGAAAGGATAAGGGCAATTGAGGTAGAGGAGGATCAAAACTCAAAACTTGCAAAAGAACACTATTCGACTGATACCGGTTACTACCGCACTATAGTCAAAAAAGCTCTTGAGTCCCTCAAAGAAAGGAAATGA
- a CDS encoding replication protein A: MKQIAESIRDRFLKLGIDVPVEDIESRLDELITKFKVPSNEAQRSVTNYFLKKYSIPKNEFYTRQAEPQLTKIIDISENGQWANIKARVVQLWENTHDSISQVGLLGDETGIIKFTEWKNAELPGLEQGESYLFRSVVVGEYNGRFQVQLNRNTSIEKLDEAIGVGGGDFIPAARESELRNISDLAGGQWATVKGKVVQLWENSHESIEQAGLIGDPTGVIKFTNWASSELPDMEEGKSYILKNVVVNEWGGKIQIQLNRSSSIEELDEDIKVGSLTSTYFGAMVDIQTGSGLIKRCPECKRALVKGACPEHGKVKGEYDLRIKAVLDSGTSTQDILINRELTEELAGLSLNTAIAMAADALDPGVVLDNLKHELVGRYYTVTGHKLDRYILVDSITPKTSLDREMLDEMLSLNETLARMEVQ; encoded by the coding sequence ATGAAACAGATAGCTGAATCTATTCGAGATCGATTTTTAAAGCTTGGCATCGACGTACCTGTAGAGGATATCGAAAGCAGACTTGATGAACTGATTACTAAATTTAAAGTTCCTTCAAACGAAGCCCAGCGTAGTGTGACCAATTACTTTTTGAAGAAATACTCTATTCCTAAAAATGAATTTTATACCAGGCAGGCTGAGCCGCAGCTTACCAAGATAATAGATATTTCTGAAAATGGGCAATGGGCAAATATTAAGGCAAGAGTTGTCCAGCTCTGGGAAAACACTCACGACTCAATCTCTCAGGTAGGGCTCCTGGGAGATGAAACAGGAATTATAAAGTTTACCGAATGGAAAAATGCCGAACTGCCTGGGCTTGAACAGGGTGAGAGTTATTTATTCAGGAGCGTTGTCGTAGGAGAGTACAATGGCAGGTTCCAGGTACAGCTTAATAGGAATACTTCTATCGAAAAACTGGATGAGGCTATTGGAGTTGGAGGCGGGGACTTCATCCCGGCTGCAAGGGAGTCTGAACTCAGGAACATCTCTGACCTTGCCGGAGGCCAGTGGGCTACAGTTAAAGGAAAAGTGGTTCAACTTTGGGAAAACTCTCATGAATCGATTGAACAGGCAGGGCTTATAGGAGACCCCACAGGGGTTATCAAATTTACTAATTGGGCCAGTTCCGAGCTTCCTGACATGGAAGAGGGCAAAAGCTACATATTGAAAAATGTAGTTGTCAACGAATGGGGAGGTAAGATCCAGATTCAGCTTAACCGGTCAAGTTCCATAGAAGAACTTGATGAAGATATCAAAGTCGGGTCCTTAACTTCCACATACTTCGGAGCAATGGTGGACATCCAGACCGGTTCAGGCCTCATAAAACGTTGTCCCGAATGTAAAAGGGCTCTGGTTAAGGGTGCCTGTCCCGAGCACGGAAAAGTAAAAGGTGAATACGACCTGAGGATAAAAGCGGTTCTGGATTCCGGAACTTCCACTCAGGACATCCTGATTAACAGAGAACTTACCGAGGAGCTTGCAGGGCTTTCTCTTAATACTGCAATTGCAATGGCCGCTGACGCTCTCGACCCCGGAGTAGTGCTGGATAATCTAAAACATGAGCTGGTAGGCAGGTACTATACTGTAACCGGACACAAGCTTGATCGTTATATCCTTGTGGATTCCATTACACCAAAAACTTCTCTGGATAGAGAGATGCTTGATGAAATGCTGTCGCTTAATGAAACACTTGCCAGGATGGAGGTGCAGTAA
- a CDS encoding type IV pilin, whose protein sequence is MEGKKSRTPGEKCQAVSEVYGQILMVVVTILLAALLVYPNIPESAPRANLLIEAHNFTQNETTSTQNAETPTQDETTPAGYLIEASSGSGGNISPEGSISVTAGGNKIFSMIHDENHKVLDVLVDGNSAGPVSTYTFNNVSSSHSIQASFTVNFSVINNNTVVPKENFTVNATVLGCAFSRNWGQSPVTCRLKLGNYTYDPWGDYTNVSEGNINDGKNPRFWESPISYNADTPVMVEACSWEYFWEYFWEYKPKQILTVNTSTLPLNVKVLKNGDPVPDIPGFQGQDSIEDFVKGYIENGSIKLKENEAIYIFELGNTDLDSSGADFQDLVILVSVNGEDASKSAIESHKADFSEPPDEGQNEGQNESQDENSNETQGGTALKFVIEHLGGDTINFKFNNETKVIIQKGDEQRNLNFTEIGAFKVGDSVTFDLKYDDEETRNKFTFSQGDRIFIKIVDVRSKSLIYSGSIMIK, encoded by the coding sequence GTGGAGGGTAAAAAGTCAAGGACTCCTGGCGAGAAATGCCAGGCAGTCTCAGAAGTATACGGGCAAATATTAATGGTTGTGGTGACCATCCTACTTGCTGCATTACTGGTGTATCCCAATATCCCGGAAAGTGCACCCAGGGCAAATCTCTTGATCGAAGCTCATAATTTTACGCAAAATGAGACGACGTCAACGCAGAACGCAGAGACACCAACGCAGGATGAAACGACTCCAGCCGGCTATTTAATTGAGGCTTCTTCGGGGTCTGGAGGTAATATTTCTCCTGAGGGAAGTATCTCTGTGACTGCTGGCGGCAATAAGATCTTCAGTATGATACATGACGAAAACCATAAAGTTCTTGATGTGCTGGTGGACGGAAATTCCGCTGGACCGGTTTCCACCTATACCTTCAATAATGTATCTTCAAGTCACAGTATTCAAGCGAGTTTTACCGTGAATTTCAGTGTGATAAACAACAATACGGTAGTACCGAAGGAAAACTTCACAGTCAATGCAACTGTGCTTGGTTGTGCTTTTAGCAGGAACTGGGGCCAGTCTCCGGTTACTTGCCGCCTTAAGTTAGGGAACTATACTTATGATCCCTGGGGAGATTACACGAATGTATCGGAAGGGAATATCAACGATGGAAAAAATCCTCGCTTCTGGGAGTCTCCAATTTCCTATAATGCGGATACGCCTGTAATGGTCGAAGCTTGCTCCTGGGAATATTTCTGGGAATATTTCTGGGAATATAAACCAAAACAAATCCTTACAGTTAATACTTCGACTCTGCCATTAAATGTGAAGGTCCTTAAGAACGGAGACCCTGTTCCTGATATCCCCGGATTTCAAGGTCAGGACTCGATTGAAGATTTTGTAAAAGGGTACATTGAAAACGGTAGTATCAAGCTCAAGGAAAATGAGGCTATATATATTTTTGAGCTGGGCAATACAGACTTGGACAGCTCCGGTGCTGATTTTCAGGATCTTGTCATTTTGGTTTCAGTAAACGGAGAAGATGCCTCAAAGTCTGCAATTGAATCCCATAAAGCGGACTTTAGTGAACCCCCGGATGAAGGCCAAAATGAAGGCCAAAATGAAAGCCAAGATGAAAACTCAAACGAAACCCAAGGTGGAACTGCCCTCAAGTTCGTAATCGAGCACCTTGGGGGAGATACAATTAATTTTAAATTTAATAATGAGACAAAAGTTATTATTCAGAAAGGAGACGAACAACGCAACCTCAATTTCACGGAGATTGGGGCCTTCAAAGTAGGGGATTCAGTCACTTTTGATCTTAAATATGATGATGAAGAGACTCGCAACAAGTTTACCTTTAGTCAGGGGGACCGCATATTTATAAAAATAGTGGATGTCCGAAGCAAATCCTTAATCTACTCTGGAAGCATTATGATTAAATGA
- the glmU gene encoding bifunctional sugar-1-phosphate nucleotidylyltransferase/acetyltransferase, which yields MKAIILAAGEGLRCRPLTLTRSKVMLPIANRPILEHVIGSLEKNGITDIILIVGYKKERIMDYFEDGLNFGVKIKYVEQKAQLGTAHAIEQAKKWIDPEDSVFLVLNGDNLVEPKTIADLLNNYEGDASLLTVQMEETAGYGVVLKEKKRVTRILEKRPGDLSRIVNTGIYIFTPKVFETIEKTPISENGEYAITDTLQLMIDEGKIITSVPTESKWLDAVHAWDLLKANAIVLNSAREPKLEGEIEEGVFLSGKVAVGKNTRIRSGTYIVGPAVIGENCDIGPNVVILPSTTIGDNVSIRSFTEIQNSIIMNDCRIYSHGQISNSIIGSNNTIGSGFFVEEKEGLSIIMNGNIHRAPKLGTIFGDDNRIGNSVLVKAGVTIAVDCQVESGNTIYRDLSRHSVVL from the coding sequence ATGAAAGCTATTATCCTTGCAGCAGGAGAAGGGCTGCGCTGCAGGCCTCTTACTCTAACTCGTTCAAAAGTAATGCTTCCTATAGCCAACAGACCTATTTTAGAGCATGTAATAGGTTCGCTTGAAAAAAATGGAATAACTGACATTATATTGATTGTTGGATATAAAAAAGAACGCATAATGGACTATTTCGAAGACGGGCTAAACTTCGGAGTGAAAATAAAGTACGTTGAACAGAAAGCTCAGCTTGGGACTGCACATGCAATTGAGCAGGCAAAAAAATGGATTGACCCCGAGGACTCTGTATTTCTCGTGCTCAATGGAGACAACCTGGTGGAACCGAAAACTATAGCGGATCTTCTAAATAATTATGAAGGGGATGCAAGCCTTCTAACTGTTCAGATGGAAGAGACTGCAGGCTATGGTGTGGTTCTGAAAGAAAAAAAGAGAGTCACAAGAATTCTGGAAAAAAGGCCTGGAGACCTGAGCCGTATTGTAAATACAGGAATTTATATTTTTACGCCGAAGGTCTTTGAAACCATCGAAAAAACCCCGATATCCGAAAACGGGGAGTATGCAATAACCGATACCCTTCAGCTTATGATTGACGAAGGAAAAATCATTACTTCCGTCCCTACCGAATCAAAATGGCTTGATGCTGTCCATGCTTGGGACTTATTAAAAGCTAATGCCATCGTCTTAAATTCAGCCAGGGAACCGAAGCTTGAAGGGGAAATTGAAGAGGGAGTTTTCCTCAGTGGAAAGGTGGCAGTAGGAAAGAATACCAGGATTCGCTCAGGAACTTACATTGTAGGCCCTGCAGTCATAGGGGAAAATTGTGATATAGGTCCCAATGTAGTTATTCTTCCCTCCACAACAATAGGAGACAATGTATCGATCAGGTCATTTACCGAAATACAGAACAGCATAATAATGAATGACTGCAGGATATACTCTCATGGGCAGATCTCTAATTCCATAATAGGAAGCAACAATACAATTGGCTCAGGTTTCTTTGTTGAAGAAAAAGAAGGTCTATCGATCATTATGAACGGAAATATTCATCGAGCTCCCAAACTCGGCACCATCTTCGGAGACGACAACCGGATTGGGAATAGCGTACTTGTAAAGGCCGGAGTAACAATAGCTGTTGACTGCCAGGTGGAATCTGGAAACACCATATACAGGGATCTGTCCCGTCATTCGGTTGTTCTTTAA
- the glmS gene encoding glutamine--fructose-6-phosphate transaminase (isomerizing) — translation MCGIVGYAGENSAASVIIESLKKLEYRGYDSAGISILGSGIDTYKSVGKIVNLEATIPEGISGNIGIGHTRWATHGRPSTINAHPHTSGNPCKISVVHNGIIENYMALKEQLTAEGYEFKSETDTEVIAHLLHKHIYGKPDGREAKCELLTGLREALKEIEGSYALAVLCADEQGKLVLARKDSPLVIGLGKGENFAASDVTAFLNYTRDVIFVNDFETAVLTPNSVEIFDRDGKVREKKIEKIEWDFEAAEKAGYEHFMLKEIHEQVSAIHNTLAGKVSELEGKIDLKELNMTDEEIRKLSRVQILACGTSWHAGLLGKYLFEQLAGIHCDIDICSEYRYRSPVISDGTLAIAITQSGETADTLAAVREIMSYNCPTLAITNVVGSTITREANSVLYTRAGPEIGVAATKTFSTQLTLLYLLAVKFALSRGKLSPDYVKGFITGLRKIPGQIQQILNQKEAVKECAENFAHSDNYFFLGRNLNYPIALEGALKLKEISYLHAEGFAAGELKHGPIALLEKGTPVVTIATKGQTYDKVLSNIKEVKARDATVIAVADNKDTEIGKYADVVLTIPPSSELLSPLLSVVVLQLLAYYTALARGCSIDKPRNLAKSVTVE, via the coding sequence ATGTGTGGAATTGTAGGATATGCAGGGGAAAACTCTGCTGCATCTGTCATCATAGAATCTCTCAAAAAACTTGAGTATCGTGGATATGATTCTGCTGGGATTTCAATTCTGGGCAGCGGAATCGATACTTACAAGTCAGTGGGCAAAATCGTAAACCTTGAAGCCACAATCCCAGAAGGAATAAGTGGCAACATCGGAATAGGGCACACCCGCTGGGCAACCCACGGAAGACCCAGCACAATAAACGCTCATCCGCATACCTCTGGAAACCCATGTAAGATCTCAGTTGTGCATAACGGAATAATAGAGAACTACATGGCATTGAAAGAACAGCTTACTGCAGAAGGATATGAATTCAAATCGGAAACTGATACCGAAGTGATCGCACACCTCCTGCATAAGCACATATACGGTAAGCCAGATGGAAGAGAAGCAAAATGCGAACTTCTTACAGGACTGCGGGAAGCGCTAAAAGAGATCGAAGGTTCTTATGCTCTTGCAGTTCTCTGTGCTGACGAACAGGGAAAACTTGTGCTTGCCCGGAAAGACAGCCCACTTGTTATAGGACTCGGCAAGGGAGAGAACTTTGCCGCATCGGACGTAACTGCTTTTTTGAATTATACAAGGGATGTAATTTTTGTAAATGACTTTGAAACCGCAGTTCTAACTCCTAACAGCGTAGAGATCTTTGACAGAGACGGAAAAGTCCGCGAAAAGAAGATAGAAAAGATCGAGTGGGACTTTGAAGCTGCCGAAAAAGCCGGTTACGAACACTTTATGCTCAAGGAAATTCACGAGCAGGTGAGTGCGATTCACAATACACTTGCAGGCAAGGTCTCGGAACTTGAAGGAAAGATAGATCTCAAAGAACTTAATATGACCGATGAAGAGATAAGGAAACTTTCAAGGGTCCAGATTCTGGCATGTGGGACTTCCTGGCACGCAGGGCTGCTTGGGAAATACCTTTTTGAGCAGCTTGCAGGAATTCATTGCGATATAGACATCTGCTCGGAGTACAGGTACAGAAGCCCGGTTATAAGTGATGGAACCCTTGCCATTGCAATCACCCAATCCGGGGAGACTGCAGATACCCTCGCAGCTGTTAGGGAAATAATGTCTTACAACTGCCCTACACTTGCTATTACAAACGTTGTAGGAAGCACTATTACAAGAGAAGCTAACAGTGTGCTCTATACCAGAGCAGGACCTGAGATTGGAGTTGCCGCGACCAAAACCTTCAGTACCCAGCTTACACTTCTTTATCTGCTTGCTGTCAAGTTCGCCCTCTCAAGAGGTAAGCTAAGTCCTGATTATGTTAAAGGATTCATTACGGGTCTAAGAAAAATACCAGGTCAGATTCAGCAGATTCTCAACCAGAAAGAAGCAGTAAAGGAATGTGCAGAGAATTTTGCTCATTCAGATAACTACTTCTTCCTCGGCAGGAACCTTAACTATCCGATTGCCCTAGAAGGAGCTCTCAAATTAAAAGAAATTTCATATCTGCATGCTGAGGGTTTTGCCGCAGGCGAACTTAAACATGGACCGATTGCGCTGCTTGAGAAAGGGACGCCTGTAGTTACTATTGCAACAAAAGGGCAGACTTACGATAAGGTGCTGAGCAATATAAAGGAAGTAAAAGCCAGGGATGCGACGGTTATCGCAGTGGCCGATAATAAAGACACCGAGATCGGAAAATATGCGGATGTTGTTCTTACAATACCTCCGAGTAGCGAATTGCTTTCTCCGTTGCTCAGCGTTGTAGTCCTCCAGCTGCTTGCTTATTATACTGCTCTTGCTCGTGGGTGCTCGATTGACAAACCACGCAATCTTGCAAAAAGTGTCACAGTTGAATAA
- the glmM gene encoding phosphoglucosamine mutase encodes MKLFGSSGIRGIANKEITPELALNVGLVLGSRKKTAVIGRDPRVSAPMIEHALIAGMTATGCAVTEIGLVSTPTLAYASREYECGVMVTASHNPSEYVGIKLWNPDGMAFDSAQQEEIEKAIEDADFSLVPWNLIGKFEEDGNAIRAHMNMIKKLVGSSSLKVVLDCGCGAGGTITPYLLQELGCGVITLNAQPDGHFPARNPEPNDENLSMLKKAVVDFGADLGIAHDGDADRMMAVDEKGNFVSGDEMLAIFGLYECSGKKGTVVVPVDTSMMVGDSLKGSEIVRTRVGDVYVAEGIKKCGAIYGGEPSGSWIFPKISYCPDGIYAAAKLVEIVKEKKLSKLREELPRYATKRGALPCANDKKAEFMEKVKAKLEPMGKVLDIDGIRVEMDNGWVLIRPSGTEAKVRITAEARENVDEIFEMAEKLAKEALK; translated from the coding sequence ATGAAACTCTTCGGATCTTCAGGAATAAGAGGGATAGCAAACAAAGAAATTACGCCCGAACTTGCACTTAATGTAGGGCTTGTACTTGGAAGCCGAAAAAAAACTGCAGTTATCGGGAGGGACCCCAGAGTTTCGGCCCCTATGATCGAGCATGCCCTGATTGCGGGAATGACTGCAACAGGGTGTGCTGTCACAGAAATAGGCCTTGTATCTACCCCAACCCTGGCATATGCATCCAGAGAATACGAATGTGGTGTAATGGTTACAGCCTCCCACAACCCCTCAGAGTATGTAGGGATCAAGCTCTGGAACCCTGATGGCATGGCCTTTGACTCGGCGCAGCAGGAAGAGATCGAAAAAGCGATTGAAGATGCGGACTTTTCCCTGGTTCCCTGGAACCTGATAGGCAAGTTCGAAGAAGACGGAAATGCTATCCGGGCCCATATGAATATGATCAAAAAGCTTGTAGGAAGTTCCAGCCTGAAAGTTGTACTGGACTGCGGATGCGGAGCGGGAGGAACAATTACACCCTATCTCCTCCAGGAGCTTGGTTGTGGGGTAATAACCCTGAACGCCCAGCCTGACGGCCACTTCCCTGCGAGAAACCCTGAGCCAAACGACGAAAACCTTTCCATGCTCAAAAAAGCCGTTGTGGATTTCGGAGCCGATCTTGGAATTGCACATGACGGTGATGCGGACAGGATGATGGCAGTGGACGAGAAAGGCAATTTTGTTTCAGGAGATGAAATGCTTGCAATTTTTGGGCTGTATGAGTGCAGCGGTAAGAAAGGAACAGTCGTCGTGCCTGTGGACACATCAATGATGGTTGGGGATTCTCTTAAGGGTTCGGAGATTGTGAGGACAAGAGTCGGGGACGTTTACGTCGCAGAGGGCATAAAAAAGTGTGGTGCTATCTATGGAGGCGAGCCATCAGGAAGCTGGATTTTCCCGAAGATTTCCTACTGTCCGGATGGGATTTATGCAGCCGCAAAACTTGTTGAGATTGTCAAGGAAAAGAAGTTAAGCAAGCTTCGAGAAGAGCTTCCCAGGTACGCCACAAAAAGAGGAGCCCTTCCCTGTGCAAATGACAAAAAAGCAGAGTTTATGGAAAAAGTTAAGGCTAAACTCGAGCCCATGGGAAAAGTCCTTGATATCGACGGTATTCGCGTGGAAATGGACAATGGCTGGGTACTTATCCGCCCCTCGGGAACAGAAGCAAAAGTTAGAATCACAGCTGAAGCCCGGGAAAATGTTGATGAGATTTTCGAGATGGCTGAAAAGCTAGCAAAGGAGGCACTTAAATGA
- the glmU gene encoding bifunctional sugar-1-phosphate nucleotidylyltransferase/acetyltransferase, whose amino-acid sequence MKAVVLVAGKGTRMEPLTSGCPKVMLQVANKPILEHILNSAIEAGIEGFVFITGYLEEQIKEYFGDGSKWGVSIEYVQQKEQLGTANAIGCAKGYVDGAFLVLNGDMLIGKEDLKALVSRTEEAVICVKEVENPSDFGVLETENNRVVRIIEKPKNPPTNLANAGIYLFRESVFDFIDRTQASVRNEFEITDSIQMLIDSGAAVGYSPLGDRWIDIGYPWDLLKANEYLLKDLKSSFEGTVEPNATIKGEVVIGKGTLIRNGSYIEGPVIIGENCDIGPNCFIRPSTAIGNHVRVGNAVEIKNTIIMKDTHVGHLSYVGDSIIGHRCNFGAGTKVANLRHDGKNIKLMVKSRILDSGRRKLGVIMGDDVHTGINTSINIGTIMEKGRYTYPGEIVKH is encoded by the coding sequence ATGAAAGCGGTTGTCCTTGTGGCAGGCAAAGGCACAAGGATGGAACCTCTAACTTCCGGCTGTCCTAAAGTTATGCTCCAGGTTGCAAATAAGCCAATCCTCGAACATATACTCAATTCAGCCATAGAAGCAGGCATTGAAGGCTTTGTCTTCATTACTGGTTATCTCGAAGAGCAGATCAAAGAGTATTTCGGGGACGGAAGCAAATGGGGAGTAAGCATAGAGTATGTACAGCAGAAGGAGCAGTTAGGGACTGCAAATGCAATAGGCTGTGCAAAAGGCTATGTTGATGGAGCTTTCCTTGTACTTAACGGAGACATGCTCATAGGAAAGGAGGACTTAAAAGCCCTGGTCTCAAGGACAGAGGAAGCTGTCATCTGCGTAAAAGAAGTGGAGAACCCGTCGGATTTTGGAGTGCTTGAAACTGAGAATAATAGAGTTGTCAGGATAATAGAAAAACCTAAAAATCCTCCTACTAACCTTGCAAATGCCGGAATATATCTCTTCAGGGAATCTGTTTTTGACTTTATTGACAGAACCCAGGCTTCAGTGAGAAATGAATTTGAGATTACGGACTCCATCCAGATGTTGATCGATAGTGGAGCAGCCGTGGGTTACAGCCCTCTCGGAGACAGATGGATAGATATAGGGTATCCCTGGGACCTCCTGAAAGCAAATGAGTACCTCCTGAAAGACCTTAAGAGCAGCTTTGAAGGTACCGTGGAACCGAATGCTACGATAAAGGGAGAGGTTGTAATCGGAAAAGGCACTCTTATCAGGAACGGTTCTTATATCGAAGGCCCGGTGATAATAGGAGAGAACTGCGATATCGGCCCTAATTGTTTTATCCGTCCTTCTACTGCAATCGGGAACCATGTCAGGGTGGGAAATGCTGTAGAGATAAAAAATACGATTATCATGAAAGATACTCATGTGGGACACCTGAGTTATGTTGGAGACAGCATTATCGGGCACCGCTGCAACTTTGGAGCTGGTACGAAGGTTGCAAACCTCCGCCATGATGGAAAAAACATAAAATTAATGGTAAAAAGCAGGATTCTTGACTCGGGCAGGAGAAAACTCGGAGTGATTATGGGAGATGACGTGCATACCGGTATCAATACAAGTATAAATATCGGCACGATAATGGAAAAAGGAAGATATACATATCCTGGAGAGATTGTCAAACATTAA